A portion of the Parasteatoda tepidariorum isolate YZ-2023 chromosome 5, CAS_Ptep_4.0, whole genome shotgun sequence genome contains these proteins:
- the LOC107442617 gene encoding uncharacterized protein, which translates to MSKLHVELKGSLREIKVISDVVRFLNLLISFKEFLKSQQPIFPNSFGKPNTDAGNLLDNLKLLFDHNKAFSKYVIEKRISDNLKQQEADLTRVVAHGCVGWDDLKCQTLPTDDFSKNLIEKRLSANLKQQESDLTGVVAYSLDIKTWDDLLTHRNLQTDDFSEKSSEKESLDNPKLLTDPTDVSYKHAIRKKTAKIVKRQSFPTDDFYKNAIYEKALKNPKRQTSYTDLSEFLKSSTNVKTSETLERLADHSDVFSDTDIEKVTFGDQIWLKNFLGLSKSGTGKKLLDLLKVSEQNSQSFIEALSSLLYQLKSSVYQFKRCDLREHLQKVIKETENIITVNPKYCKYNSHPPFHKETEFLNVLRIGLCITNRSCDAKAEKILNLIFRIGSSHSDFSVRDKTVIGTFMIYAIDPIELYIRGVFRTHRSRSYTSIRRKKSALQIIFNDYAKYTSLKNKSKISEYQKIKKSIEILDKINKNWCDESDDSEGGYTSDKLA; encoded by the coding sequence ATGTCGAAACTACACGTCGAGTTGAAAGGAAGTTTGCGAGAAATCAAAGTCATAAGCGACGTTGTTCGTTTCCTCAACTTGTTAATAAGCTTTAAAGAGTTTCTTAAATCACAACAGCCTATATTTCCAAATTCCTTTGGAAAACCGAATACCGATGCTGGAAACCTTTTGGATAATCTAAAGTTGCTGTTTGATCATAACAAGGCCTTCTCTAAATATGTCATAGAAAAACGGATTTCGGATAATCTAAAACAGCAAGAAGCCGACCTTACTCGCGTAGTTGCTCATGGTTGCGTAGGTTGGGATGATCTAAAATGCCAAACATTACCTACTGATGATTTTTCTAAGAATCTCATAGAAAAACGGCTTTCGGCTAATTTAAAACAGCAAGAAAGCGATCTTACTGGCGTGGTTGCTTATTCCCTAGATATAAAGACTTGGGATGATCTTCTAACACACCGAAATTTACAAACTGatgatttttctgagaaatccTCAGAGAAAGAGTCTCTGGATAATCCAAAGCTGCTAACTGATCCTACCGATGTTTCTTATAAACATgccataagaaaaaaaactgctaaaataGTAAAGCGTCAATCATTTCCTActgatgatttttataaaaatgccatctacgaaaaagctttgaaaaatcCAAAACGACAAACTTCTTATACTGATCTTAGCGAGTTCTTAAAGAGTTCAACAAATGTAAAAACTTCTGAAACCCTAGAACGGCTAGCAGATCACAGTGACGTATTTTCTGATACAGACattgaaaaagtaacatttGGAGATCAGATATGGCTAAAGAACTTTCTTGGACTTTCTAAGAGTGGCacaggaaaaaaacttttggatTTATTGAAAGTTTCTGAACAAAATAGCCAGTCTTTTATTGAAGCTTTATCGAGTCTGCTATATCAGTTAAAATCATCTGTTTATCAGTTTAAAAGATGCGATTTGAGAGAACATTTGCAAAAAGTTATAAAGGAAACAGAAAACATTATAACTGTAAATCCTAAATACTGTAAATACAATTCTCACCCTCCATTCCATAAAGAGACAGAATTTTTAAACGTACTAAGAATTGGCCTATGTATTACAAACCGATCCTGTGACGCCAAggctgaaaaaattttgaatttaatattccGAATAGGTAGTAGCCATTCAGATTTTTCTGTAAGAGATAAAACTGTAATAGGTACTTTTATGATATATGCAATAGATCCTATCGAACTTTATATTAGAGGTGTTTTTCGTACGCATAGAAGTAGATCATACACTTCTATAAGGCGAAAAAAATCTGcattgcaaattatatttaatgactaTGCTAAATAtacatctttgaaaaataagtctaaaatttcggagtatcaaaaaataaaaaagagcattgAAATACtggacaaaataaataaaaattggtgcGACGAGTCAGACGATAGCGAAGGTGGTTATACATCAGATAAGCTCGCATAA